From Streptomyces cyaneogriseus subsp. noncyanogenus, the proteins below share one genomic window:
- a CDS encoding DUF397 domain-containing protein, whose amino-acid sequence MDMRWRKSSYSEQSGNCLEIAVVDGQVLVRESDDPGVVVRTTRAKLAAFLAGAKAGEFDDLL is encoded by the coding sequence ATGGACATGCGTTGGCGCAAGTCGTCGTACTCGGAGCAGTCGGGCAACTGCCTGGAGATAGCCGTGGTCGACGGCCAGGTACTCGTCAGGGAGAGCGACGACCCCGGTGTGGTCGTCAGGACCACACGCGCCAAGCTCGCCGCGTTCCTCGCCGGGGCGAAGGCGGGGGAGTTCGACGACCTGCTCTGA
- a CDS encoding helix-turn-helix domain-containing protein has product MPVRKPPTARQRRLGAELRRMREQVGLSLAEAAALHRVDKTAISNTESARFGVSADRVRVWAANYSCPDRAYVDALASMARERSGSHWWDEYKGSVASFMLDLAELEHHAVALRHVQITHLPGLLQHVDYARAVFREAVPPLTPEALDLQVDFRMRRQTLLDRADPPACSFLLHEAALRMLFGDRTVVRRQLEHLLERSEREVVTLRVVPFSAGGFPSAGSSTMYASGPVRQLDTVQIDVPNGVTFLDSETHLTNYRAVLDRMEQRSLEPGPSRDFIHKVLQEL; this is encoded by the coding sequence GTGCCCGTCAGAAAGCCGCCCACCGCCAGACAGCGCCGGCTGGGAGCCGAGCTTCGGCGGATGCGTGAGCAGGTCGGGCTCTCCCTCGCGGAAGCCGCCGCGCTGCACCGCGTGGACAAGACGGCGATCAGCAACACCGAGTCCGCCCGGTTCGGAGTGAGCGCGGACCGGGTGCGGGTGTGGGCGGCCAATTACTCGTGTCCCGACCGGGCCTATGTCGACGCGCTCGCGAGCATGGCCAGGGAGCGGTCCGGCTCCCACTGGTGGGACGAGTACAAGGGCTCCGTCGCCTCCTTCATGCTGGACCTGGCCGAGCTGGAGCACCACGCCGTGGCACTCCGCCACGTGCAGATCACGCATCTTCCCGGCCTCCTGCAACACGTGGACTACGCCCGTGCGGTGTTCAGGGAAGCCGTACCGCCCCTGACCCCCGAAGCCCTGGACCTCCAGGTCGACTTCCGCATGCGCCGCCAGACCCTCCTCGACCGGGCCGATCCACCCGCCTGCTCGTTCCTCCTGCACGAAGCCGCGCTCCGGATGCTGTTCGGTGACCGGACCGTGGTGCGGCGGCAGTTGGAACACCTGCTGGAGCGCTCGGAGCGAGAGGTGGTGACGCTCCGCGTGGTGCCGTTCTCGGCGGGAGGCTTCCCGAGCGCGGGCAGTTCGACCATGTACGCCAGCGGTCCCGTCCGGCAGCTCGACACCGTCCAGATCGACGTGCCCAACGGGGTCACGTTCCTGGACTCGGAGACGCACCTCACGAACTACCGCGCTGTACTTGACCGCATGGAGCAGCGGTCCCTGGAACCGGGACCGTCCCGCGACTTCATTCACAAGGTGCTGCAAGAACTGTGA
- a CDS encoding adenylosuccinate synthase codes for MPALVLLGAQWGDEGKGKATDLLGGSVDYVVRYQGGNNAGHTVVVGDQKYALHLLPSGILSPGCTPVIGNGVVVDPSVLLSELSGLNERGVDTSKLLISGNAHIITPYNVTVDKVTERFLGKRKIGTTGRGIGPTYADKINRVGIRVQDLYDESILTQKVEAALDVKNQLLTKLYNRRAIAVGQVVEELLGYAEQIKPYVADTVLVLNKALDEDKVVLFEGGQGTLLDIDHGTYPFVTSSNPTAGGACTGAGVGPTRISRVIGILKAYTTRVGAGPFPTELFDEDGEALRRIGGERGVTTGRDRRCGWFDAVIARYATRVNGLTDFFLTKLDVLTGWEQIPVCVAYEIDGKRVEELPYSQTDFHHAKPVYEMLPGWSEDISKAKSFSDLPKNAQAYVKALEEMSGAPISAIGVGPGRDETIEINSFL; via the coding sequence GTGCCCGCACTTGTGCTGCTCGGTGCTCAGTGGGGTGACGAAGGCAAGGGAAAGGCCACCGACCTGCTCGGTGGCTCGGTGGACTATGTCGTGCGCTACCAGGGCGGCAACAACGCCGGCCACACGGTAGTGGTGGGTGACCAGAAGTACGCCCTCCACCTGCTCCCTTCCGGAATCCTGTCTCCCGGCTGCACGCCGGTCATCGGCAACGGCGTCGTCGTCGACCCGTCGGTCCTGCTCTCCGAGCTGAGCGGTCTGAACGAGCGCGGCGTCGACACGTCCAAGCTCCTGATCAGCGGCAACGCTCACATCATCACGCCGTACAACGTCACCGTCGACAAGGTGACGGAACGCTTCCTCGGCAAGCGGAAGATCGGCACCACCGGCCGCGGCATCGGCCCGACCTACGCGGACAAGATCAACCGCGTCGGCATCCGGGTGCAGGACCTGTACGACGAGTCGATCCTCACCCAGAAGGTCGAGGCGGCCCTCGACGTCAAGAACCAGCTCCTCACCAAGCTGTACAACCGGCGCGCCATCGCCGTGGGCCAGGTGGTCGAGGAGCTGCTGGGCTACGCCGAGCAGATCAAGCCGTACGTCGCCGACACCGTCCTGGTCCTGAACAAGGCGCTGGACGAGGACAAGGTCGTGCTCTTCGAGGGCGGGCAGGGCACCCTGCTCGACATCGACCACGGCACGTACCCGTTCGTCACCTCCTCCAACCCGACCGCGGGCGGTGCCTGCACCGGCGCCGGTGTCGGCCCGACCCGGATCAGCCGCGTCATCGGCATCCTGAAGGCGTACACCACCCGCGTCGGCGCCGGGCCGTTCCCGACGGAGCTGTTCGACGAGGACGGCGAGGCGCTGCGCCGCATCGGCGGCGAGCGGGGCGTGACCACGGGCCGCGACCGCCGCTGCGGCTGGTTCGACGCGGTGATCGCCCGCTACGCCACCCGGGTGAACGGCCTGACGGACTTCTTCCTCACCAAGCTGGACGTGCTCACCGGCTGGGAGCAGATCCCGGTCTGCGTGGCGTACGAGATCGACGGCAAGCGCGTCGAGGAGCTGCCGTACTCGCAGACCGACTTCCACCACGCGAAGCCGGTCTACGAGATGCTGCCCGGCTGGTCCGAGGACATCAGCAAGGCCAAGTCCTTCTCCGACCTGCCGAAGAACGCCCAGGCGTACGTGAAGGCGCTGGAGGAGATGTCCGGCGCCCCGATCTCCGCGATCGGCGTGGGCCCGGGCCGCGACGAGACGATCGAGATCAACTCGTTCCTGTAG
- a CDS encoding diacylglycerol kinase family protein, protein MAEVATSTTPDLLLVVIDPVARRTDGESVRIAKDVLGAGARMKLCLPEGPEEFARALRRRGSRRPVVVGDDRTLLRAVAVLHRQRELAACALSVVPVGRELDLARSLGVPSGAVAAARAALDGTERRMDLLVDDSDGVVLGTVGIPPLDDTEPEAAPGEPAPPWRRTCRSLVRTLTAARPARPVPLAGPGPSRLRVEVDGQTLVDLDQPVAGVSLTPGGTGLAEVEVRPVSVGAEASPLTAAGRTVTVSGAHFRYRADAVVCGPVRTRTWVVREGAWGLLLPD, encoded by the coding sequence ATGGCCGAGGTGGCGACTTCCACGACGCCCGATCTGCTGCTGGTGGTCATCGACCCGGTCGCCCGGAGGACGGACGGTGAGTCCGTCCGGATCGCGAAAGACGTGCTCGGCGCGGGTGCGCGCATGAAGCTGTGCCTGCCGGAGGGCCCGGAGGAGTTCGCCCGGGCGCTGCGCCGGCGGGGCTCGCGGCGGCCGGTGGTCGTCGGCGACGACCGGACGCTGCTGCGGGCGGTGGCGGTGCTGCACCGGCAGCGGGAGCTGGCGGCGTGCGCCCTGTCGGTGGTGCCGGTCGGCCGGGAGCTGGACCTCGCCCGCTCCCTCGGGGTGCCGTCCGGGGCGGTGGCCGCGGCGCGGGCGGCGCTGGACGGCACCGAGCGGCGGATGGACCTGCTGGTCGACGACAGCGACGGGGTGGTGCTGGGGACGGTGGGCATCCCACCGCTGGACGACACCGAGCCGGAGGCGGCCCCGGGGGAGCCCGCCCCGCCCTGGCGGCGGACGTGCCGGTCCCTGGTGCGGACGCTGACCGCCGCCCGGCCCGCCCGGCCCGTCCCCCTGGCCGGGCCGGGGCCGTCCCGGCTGCGGGTGGAGGTGGACGGTCAGACGCTGGTCGACCTCGACCAGCCGGTGGCCGGGGTGTCCCTGACGCCGGGCGGCACCGGGCTGGCCGAGGTGGAGGTGCGCCCGGTCTCCGTGGGCGCCGAGGCGTCGCCGCTGACGGCGGCGGGCCGGACGGTGACGGTGTCGGGGGCGCACTTCCGCTACCGCGCGGACGCGGTGGTCTGCGGGCCGGTACGGACCCGGACGTGGGTGGTGCGGGAGGGCGCCTGGGGGCTGCTGCTGCCGGACTGA
- a CDS encoding GbsR/MarR family transcriptional regulator has protein sequence MAEAKTAGRHPEPAAGDAGRDPEAVSRFVEHFAAQLVEAGLPRMPARVFAALLASDTGTLTSAELGERLKISPAAVSGAVRYLAQVHMVSREREPGSRRERYRVRADQWYEALTNREVILKRWEDALREGVASLGADSPAGRRLAETLAFFEFLQDEVAAMMERWRVHRERTFGRG, from the coding sequence ATGGCGGAGGCGAAGACGGCGGGACGGCACCCGGAGCCGGCGGCGGGGGACGCCGGGCGGGACCCGGAGGCGGTGTCGCGGTTCGTGGAGCACTTCGCGGCCCAGCTCGTGGAGGCCGGTCTGCCTCGCATGCCCGCCCGGGTCTTCGCGGCCCTGCTCGCCTCCGACACCGGCACCCTGACCTCCGCCGAGCTGGGCGAGCGGCTGAAGATCTCACCGGCCGCCGTCTCCGGCGCGGTGCGCTATCTGGCCCAGGTGCACATGGTCTCCCGGGAGCGCGAGCCCGGCTCGCGCCGCGAGCGCTACCGGGTGCGGGCCGACCAGTGGTACGAGGCCCTGACCAACCGGGAGGTCATCCTCAAGCGCTGGGAGGACGCCCTGCGCGAGGGGGTCGCCAGCCTCGGCGCGGACAGCCCGGCGGGCCGCAGGCTGGCGGAGACGCTCGCCTTCTTCGAGTTCCTCCAGGACGAGGTCGCGGCGATGATGGAACGCTGGCGCGTCCACCGCGAGCGGACCTTCGGCCGGGGGTGA
- a CDS encoding ABC transporter ATP-binding protein — MTKAITVSGLHKSFGRTRALDGLDLEVAAGEVHGFLGPNGAGKSTAIRVLLGLLRADSGAAQVLGRDPWADAVEVHRRIAYVPGDVTLWRNLSGGEVIDLYGRLRGGLDRGRRTELIERFELDPTKKGRTYSKGNRQKVALVAAFASDVDLLILDEPTSGLDPLMEEVFQRCVAEERDRGRTVLLSSHILSEVEELCDRVSIIRKGRTVESGSLADLRHLTRTSVTAELAAPPNGLARLPGVHDLDVQGHRVRLQVDTDKLDAVLRSLSESGVRSLTSTPPTLEELFLRHYQDEAVDR, encoded by the coding sequence ATGACGAAGGCAATCACCGTCTCCGGCCTGCACAAGTCCTTCGGCCGGACGCGCGCGCTCGACGGCCTGGACCTGGAGGTCGCCGCCGGCGAGGTCCACGGCTTCCTCGGCCCCAACGGCGCGGGCAAGTCCACCGCCATCCGCGTCCTGCTCGGCCTGCTGCGCGCCGACTCCGGCGCCGCTCAGGTGCTGGGCCGCGACCCGTGGGCGGACGCCGTCGAGGTGCACCGCCGGATCGCGTACGTGCCCGGGGACGTGACGCTGTGGCGCAACCTCTCCGGCGGCGAGGTCATCGACCTCTACGGCCGGCTGCGCGGCGGGCTCGACCGCGGGCGGCGCACGGAGCTGATCGAGCGCTTCGAGCTGGACCCGACGAAGAAGGGCCGCACGTACTCCAAGGGCAACCGGCAGAAGGTGGCCCTGGTCGCCGCGTTCGCCTCGGACGTCGACCTGCTGATCCTGGACGAGCCGACGAGCGGCCTGGACCCGCTGATGGAGGAGGTCTTCCAGCGCTGTGTGGCCGAGGAGCGCGACCGGGGCCGGACCGTGCTGCTGTCCTCCCACATCCTCAGCGAGGTCGAGGAGCTGTGCGACCGGGTGAGCATCATCCGCAAGGGGCGGACCGTGGAGAGCGGATCCCTCGCCGACCTGCGCCATCTGACGCGGACCAGTGTCACCGCCGAGCTGGCGGCCCCGCCGAACGGGCTGGCCCGGCTGCCGGGCGTGCACGACCTCGACGTCCAGGGGCACCGGGTGCGGCTCCAGGTCGACACCGACAAGCTCGACGCGGTGCTCCGGTCGCTGAGCGAGTCGGGGGTGCGGTCGCTGACGTCCACGCCGCCGACGCTGGAGGAGCTGTTCCTGCGCCACTACCAGGACGAGGCGGTGGACCGATGA
- a CDS encoding ABC transporter permease produces the protein MTTLTAGSGGARRLAGTGTLVRFALRRDRLMIPVWVAVNALMVLSMPNTLESLYGTPAERAGLMRQMETNPSLRAMVGPVFGDSLGALTAWRVGVYAGALAAVLSLLIVVRHTRDEEESGRQELVASGMVGRRAPLTAALLTAAVANAVLAVLVAAGLAGRGAAGALALGLGIAGTGMVFATMAAIVAQLTESARQARGLTAAVLGAAFVLRAAGDSAADDGSSVLTWISPLGWLENLRAYAGERWWVLLLFTGAALAQGAVAYALAGHRDLGMSFLPARPGPAAGRLGTAGALAWRLQRGAVLGWSVGFLLAGVVYGSMTEGAADLVGDNERAREIIARMGGQAGLTDAFVSAMVGMLGLVAALYVVASVLRLNGEETSGRAEPVLAGAVGRLRWAAGHLGIAFGGAALILLLAGAGYALGYGRDAGPLLAACLVQLPAVWVIGGAAVLLHGLLPRAAVAAWGVAGAVLLLGWVGPALDLPRAVLEVSPFAHLPKVPGAEMAWEPVLVLTGLAAALSVSGLVALRRRDLTS, from the coding sequence ATGACGACGCTCACGGCAGGCTCCGGCGGCGCGCGCCGGCTCGCCGGGACCGGCACGCTGGTGCGGTTCGCGCTGCGCCGCGACCGGCTGATGATCCCGGTGTGGGTCGCGGTGAACGCGCTCATGGTCCTCTCCATGCCGAACACCCTGGAGAGCCTGTACGGCACCCCGGCCGAACGCGCCGGACTGATGCGGCAGATGGAGACCAACCCCTCGCTGCGCGCGATGGTCGGCCCGGTCTTCGGCGACTCGCTGGGCGCCCTGACGGCCTGGCGGGTCGGCGTCTACGCCGGTGCCCTGGCGGCCGTGCTGAGCCTGCTGATCGTCGTCCGGCACACCCGGGACGAGGAGGAGAGCGGACGGCAGGAGCTGGTCGCCTCCGGGATGGTGGGCCGCCGGGCCCCCCTGACGGCCGCCCTGCTGACCGCGGCGGTCGCGAACGCCGTGCTGGCGGTGCTGGTGGCGGCGGGGCTCGCCGGGCGGGGAGCCGCCGGAGCCCTGGCCCTCGGGCTCGGGATCGCGGGCACCGGCATGGTCTTCGCCACGATGGCGGCGATCGTCGCCCAGCTCACGGAGAGCGCCCGGCAGGCCCGGGGCCTGACCGCGGCCGTCCTCGGCGCGGCGTTCGTGCTGCGTGCGGCCGGCGACTCGGCCGCCGACGACGGTTCCTCGGTGCTGACCTGGATCTCGCCGCTGGGCTGGCTGGAGAACCTGCGGGCGTACGCCGGTGAGCGCTGGTGGGTGCTGCTGCTGTTCACCGGCGCGGCGCTGGCGCAGGGCGCGGTGGCGTACGCGCTGGCCGGGCACCGGGACCTCGGCATGAGCTTCCTGCCGGCCCGGCCCGGGCCCGCCGCCGGGCGCCTGGGCACGGCCGGCGCGCTGGCCTGGCGGTTGCAGCGGGGCGCCGTGCTCGGCTGGAGCGTCGGCTTCCTGCTCGCCGGGGTCGTCTACGGCTCGATGACCGAGGGCGCGGCCGATCTGGTCGGCGACAACGAGCGGGCCCGCGAGATCATCGCGCGGATGGGCGGGCAGGCCGGGCTGACGGACGCGTTCGTCTCCGCCATGGTCGGCATGCTCGGCCTGGTCGCCGCGCTGTACGTGGTGGCGTCGGTGCTGCGACTGAACGGCGAGGAGACCTCGGGGCGGGCCGAGCCGGTGCTGGCGGGCGCGGTGGGCCGGCTGCGCTGGGCCGCCGGGCATCTGGGGATCGCCTTCGGCGGCGCCGCGCTCATCCTGCTGCTCGCCGGTGCCGGGTACGCCCTCGGTTACGGCAGGGACGCCGGCCCCCTCCTGGCGGCCTGCCTGGTGCAGCTCCCGGCGGTGTGGGTGATCGGCGGGGCGGCCGTACTGCTGCACGGGCTGCTGCCGCGGGCGGCGGTGGCGGCGTGGGGCGTGGCCGGGGCGGTGCTGCTGCTCGGCTGGGTCGGCCCGGCGCTGGACCTGCCCCGGGCGGTGCTGGAGGTGTCGCCGTTCGCGCATCTGCCGAAGGTGCCGGGCGCGGAGATGGCGTGGGAACCGGTGCTGGTGCTGACCGGGCTGGCGGCGGCACTGTCCGTCTCGGGACTGGTGGCGCTGCGGCGCCGGGACCTGACGTCGTGA